A part of Leishmania infantum JPCM5 genome chromosome 13 genomic DNA contains:
- a CDS encoding amp deaminase-like protein encodes MQQQWHDILLHNDVGDAAFHKGAPLLLEALQIIGDVQSVSAAARLGLHLRDAEHSSAVGQLVSTFTDKHMYREHVAHATAAAPLLKALVDFFQGCTPASEAAAAVTPSLVAVAELDGLLVPSAVWSALSRAVAAPPQLQPLSSPPAEAATSPSPGDAAIPLARELRSHPLFSYKAFLGRLDRLSGLISSGEVFSACEPRIKVLQSRFSLYRAYNGGREDEYHPTFGGGDIKRAPKCDLRRVETCVSAASVVKFIEELRRDRPSYPLYTEDTIGEAHAKGTTPGDSDSSSASDTVSRISVEEAVRRFFGSGVAVSERVLTEEGLCLRPSYAADSEDRWLSLQQLADSGDNPRAAHASRLLRPLLSTSGGADGEGELLALLLRPILTRVLTSGTCYDRLELELTVSGKDVEELPRLARWCAMSGLLESCPGLFFRFHVVQDAYSAGTEGALQQRRHHQQHSTVAEGHSPSSASSSRASRSLFFGDVLHNIFSPIWEAYLAAAGAAAGTVGSGADAPPPSTERRVAEMQSLLRRTTGFSVSLTNAAAVQEMPPTSRPSCQFPLPGSNSSGSEHAAAATSLAPPDAFFVYHVWRNVQLVNAFLFASGEQEKPTTAAAAAPREAAARPAWNTRPGFTFTLHGGASSRTLFGESVLGLLLADAVVNPSTAFEWSPLTYLFMLSQRHIILTPSRNRCSSAAVRHTLNTTAVPLAVQAGLHVSVATLDPLFYDTTNDALGEELKELAKQRGLANADVTEMCLRSLEASSGCFTRVEQRHLFGYAWPHAQARYSQFSATQVSPLRLHHRACALEHELDVLFAAVREGGSNSGGGATTTARLRAVCSRSDEAHLRAVLFLPSAADDGSDPSVTVYRRAASASTRALELEHDPALLVRLPGYQAHEAFMQYPRILISGPDRVGPSAAAKRLMMAMATREAYQQFVIRPEYVQRVQAASSYGPDKKKDSQSNSPEALVLKWRDGVLNVEERQPKQHNSHVGSVSASSPSALPTWAQFQKDTRMLRRLASADPTVAKYASKRLDMLESKYRLHAALTNDDEEDYTITTAAATAAENAEGDSAEARARAAATSRRCVVQPACGDAHNCVKVDVHCHMASGMTAKSLLQFMQRKIRDHPDDVVGVDSKTGAPITLVEFFDEVLGEQLKPKPSAVVQGDNNTAVCRVAQGFAAEGDEVVAAASAKAARVAHLLAEMPVAALQVHAGKATFHRFDRFNHRFSPMGMTSLRSLFLKTENFMQGRYFAELIRGAFKQNELEGGTFTENRLSIYGRHKGEWDLLSRWFVLHGMSHRTNSWMIQVPRLFHLYQRSGQLRSFQEMLTNIFEPLWHASLHPDKYPYLHFFLTHVSGFDSVDNESDREPDQTIDIPPEQWTSAENPPFAYYMFYMWINITTLNLYRAARGFNTFQFRPHAGESGDPDHMADVFLLADGIGHGINLDKRPVMQYLYYLTQIPLAITPMSNNTLFCRYKDHPLPNFLYRGLNVAIGTDCPLIFHRTEQPLLEEYGTAEALWNLSAADICELAANSVRTSGFPASRKREWLGPLYYLRSVAGNDVARSHVPQTRCAFRYEAYMEEVTYLQNRAAREMSCRAMRTPLEEEVDIMDAVGISRGELLERRCNGAKIEEKQRCRPLLPASVDERPARVAKTHDASHL; translated from the coding sequence atgcagcagcagtggcacgACATCCTCCTCCACAATGACGTCGGCGATGCAGCCTTTCACAAGGGGGCGCCACTAttgctggaggcgctgcagatcATCGGCGACGTGCAGTCCGtctccgcggcggcacggctggGGCTGCACTTGCGCGACGCAGAACACAGCAGCGCGGTGGGTCAGCTCGTCTCCACCTTCACTGACAAGCACATGTACCGAGAGCACGTCGCGcatgcgacggcagcagcgccgctcttGAAAGCGCTGGTAGACTTCTTCCAGGGCTGCACCCCCGCCtccgaagcagcagcagctgtgaCGCCATCTTTAGTCGCCGTTGCAGAGCTGGACGGCTTGCTCGTCCCTTCGGCTGTCTGGAGCGCCCTATCCCgggcggtggccgcgccgccgcaactgcagccgctctcctccccgccaGCCGAGGCCGCTACCTCTCCGTCCCCGGGCGACGCCGCCATCCCGCTAGCGAGGGAGCTTCGCTCGCATCCGCTGTTCAGCTACAAAGCCTtcctcggccgcctcgacCGTCTCAGTGGCCTCATCAGCAGCGGTGAAGTCTTCAGCGCATGCGAGCCGCGAATTaaggtgctgcagagccgcTTCAGCCTCTACCGCGCCTACAACGGCGGTCGCGAGGATGAGTACCACCCCACctttggcggcggcgacatcaAGCGCGCGCCCAAGTGCgacctgcgccgcgtcgagACATGTGTGAGCGCCGCATCGGTGGTTAAGTTCAtcgaagagctgcgccgggATCGGCCAAGCTACCCGCTGTACACCGAGGACACCAtcggcgaggcgcacgcgaAAGGGACGACACCTGGCGACAgtgacagcagcagtgcgtcgGACACAGTGTCGCGCATCtccgtcgaggaggcggtgcggcgcttcTTTGGCAGTGGCGTGGCCGTGTCGGAGCGAGTGCTGACAGAGGAGGGACTCTGCCTGCGCCCGAGCTACGCCGCTGACTCTGAGGACCGATGGCTtagcctgcagcagctcgcagACTCGGGTGATAATCCCCGTGCTGCTCATGCCAGTCGGCTTCTCCGGCCCCTGCTGAGCACTtctggcggcgccgatggagagggcgagctgctggcgcttctCCTGCGGCCAATCCTCACGCGCGTCCTCACCTCCGGCACCTGTTACGACCGACTGGAGCTGGAGCTGACCGTGTCCGGCAAGGATGTGGAGGAGCTACCACGGCTGGCACGGTGGTGCGCGATGAGTGGGCTGCTGGAGTCGTGCCCGGGCCTGTTCTTCCGATTTCATGTGGTGCAAGATGCCTACAGCGCCGGCACGGAGggagcgctgcagcaacggcggcaccaTCAGCAGCATTCCACGGTAGCAGAGGGCCACAGTCCTTCATCcgcatcctcctctcgcGCGTCGCGGTCGCTCTTCTTTGGGGATGTCCTGCACAACATCTTCAGCCCCATCTGGGAGGCCtacctcgccgctgctggtgctgctgctggaacagtaggcagcggcgcagacgctcCTCCACCCTCTACGGAGCGCCGCGTGGCAGAGATGCAGTCACTGTTGCGCCGGACAACGGGCTTCTCGGTAAGTCtcaccaacgccgccgcggtgcaggAGATGCCGCCGACTAGCAGGCCAAGCTGTCAGTTCCCGCTGCcgggcagcaacagcagcggctcagagcacgccgcggctgccacaTCGCTGGCCCCGCCGGACGCTTTCTTTGTGTATCACGTCTGGCGCAATGTGCAGCTCGTGAACGCCTTTTTGTTCGCCTCCGGTGAGCAGGAAAAGCCGAcaaccgctgccgccgccgccccgcgcgaggcggcggcgaggccggcTTGGAACACCCGACCCGGCTTCACGTTCACtctccacggcggcgccagcagccgcacactCTTTGGCGAGAGTGTTCTCGGTCTCCTGCTCGCCGACGCGGTTGTGAACCCGTCCACGGCGTTCGAGTGGAGCCCTCTCACATACCTGTTCATGCTCTCCCAGCGTCACATCATTCTCACCCCATCACGcaaccgctgcagcagcgccgcggtcAGGCACACGCTCAACACAACGGCCGTTCCGCTTGCGGTGCAGGCCGGCTTGCACGTCAGCGTCGCCACGCTCGACCCCCTCTTCTACGACACAACGAACGACGCGCTGggcgaggagctgaaggagctggcAAAGCAGCGCGGGTTGGCAAACGCCGATGTAACGGAGATGTGCCTGCGCTCCCTCGAGGCGAGCAGCGGGTGCTTTACGCGGGtagagcagcggcatctcTTCGGGTACGCCTggccgcacgcacaggcgcggtACAGCCAGTTCTCTGCCACCCAAGTGAGCCCCCTGCgactgcaccaccgcgcctGTGCGCTGGAGCACGAGCTCGACGTGCTCTTTGCCGCGGTGCGtgagggcggcagcaacagcggcggcggcgcgacgacgacagcacGGCTGCGGGCGGTGTGTAGCAGGAGTGATGAAGCGCATCTCCGTGCCGTTCTATTTCTGCCGTCTGCCGCCGACGATGGCAGCGACCCTTCCGTCACCGTgtaccgccgcgccgccagcgccagcacccgTGCGCTGGAGCTCGAGCACGACCCGGCTCTCCTTGTGCGCCTGCCCGGCTACCAGGCGCATGAGGCCTTCATGCAGTACCCACGCATCCTTATCTCTGGACCTGACCGGGTGGGgcccagcgcagcagcgaagcgCTTGATGATGGCCATGGCAACGCGAGAGGCCTACCAACAGTTCGTCATCCGCCCTGAGTATGTGCAACGCGTGCAGGCGGCAAGCTCCTACGGCCCCGACAAGAAGAAGGACAGCCAGAGCAACTCACCGGAGGCGTTGGTGCTGAAGTGGCGCGACGGTGTGCTGAACGTCGAAGAGAGGCAGCCAAAGCAGCACAACAGCCACGTCGGCAGTGTGTCTGCGTCGTCTCCGTCAGCGTTGCCGACGTGGGCGCAGTTCCAGAAGGACACACGCATGttgcgccgcctcgccagTGCCGACCCCACCGTCGCCAAGTACGCCAGTAAACGCCTTGACATGCTCGAGTCCAAGTACAGGCTGCACGCGGCGCTGACGAACGATGACGAGGAAGACTACACGATcacaacggcggcagcaaccgCGGCTGAGAACGCGGAGGGGGACAGCGCCGAGGCACGCGCGCGGGCTGCCGCCACGTCACGCCGTTGTGTAGTGCAGCCGGCGTGCGGTGACGCGCACAACTGCGTCAAGGTGGACGTGCACTGCCACATGGCGAGCGGCATGACGGCgaagtcgctgctgcagtttATGCAGCGCAAAATCCGCGACCACCCGgacgacgtcgtcggcgtgGATTCCAAGACTGGTGCCCCGATCACTCTCGTGGAGTTCTTCGATGAGGTTCTGGGGGAGCAGCTGAAGCCGAAACCGTCGGCAGTCGTTCAGGGGGACAACAACACCGCCGTGTGCCGCGTCGCACAGGGCTTTGCCGCGGAAGGTGACGAGGTtgtggcggcggccagcgcgaaggcggcgcgggTGGCGCACCTGCTTGCCGAAATGCCcgttgccgcgctgcaggtgcacgCCGGCAAGGCCACGTTCCATCGCTTCGACCGCTTCAATCACCGCTTCAGTCCGATGGGCATGACCTCCCTGCGCTCCCTGTTTCTCAAAACGGAGAACTTCATGCAAGGGCGCTACTTCGCCGAGCTCATTCGTGGCGCCTTCAAGCAGAACGAGCTGGAAGGCGGCACCTTCACCGAGAACCGGCTGTCCATCTACGGCCGGCACAAGGGCGAGTGGGACCTGCTGTCGCGCTGGTTCGTGCTTCACGGCATGTCGCATCGCACGAACAGCTGGATGATTCAGGTACCGCGTCTGTTCCACCTGTACCAGCGCAGtggccagctccgcagctTCCAGGAGATGCTCACCAACATATTCGAGCCGCTGTGGCACGCGTCGCTGCACCCTGACAAGTACCCGTACCTGCACTTCTTCCTCACTCACGTCTCCGGCTTTGACAGCGTCGATAACGAGAGCGATCGGGAGCCGGACCAGACGATCGACATCCCTCCGGAGCAGTGGACGAGCGCCGAGAACCCGCCCTTCGCGTACTACATGTTTTACATGTGGATCAACATCACGACATTGAATCTCTaccgcgccgcgcgcgggTTCAACACGTTCCAGTTCCGCCCCCACGCtggcgagagcggcgaccCGGACCACATGGCGGACGTGTTCCTGCTGGCGGACGGCATCGGTCACGGCATCAACCTCGACAAGCGGCCAGTGATGCAATACCTCTACTACCTGACGCAGATCCCGCTCGCCATCACGCCCATGTCGAACAACACGCTTTTCTGCCGGTACAAGGACCACCCGCTGCCCAACTTCCTGTATCGCGGCCTGAATGTGGCCATCGGCACCGACTGCCCCCTCATCTTTCACCGCAcggagcagccgctgctcgaggagTACGGCACCGCGGAGGCGCTGTGGAACCTGTCGGCTGCAGACATTTGCGAGCTCGCCGCGAacagcgtgcgcacctcgGGCTTCCCGGCCTCGCGCAAGAGGGAGTGGCTTGGGCCACTCTACTacctgcgcagcgtggcggGCAACGACGTGGCGCGGTCGCACGTGCCGCAGACGCGGTGCGCCTTCCGCTACGAGGCGTATATGGAGGAGGTGACCTATCTGCAGaaccgcgccgcgcgcgagaTGTCGTGCCGCGCGATGCGCACACcactggaggaggaggtggacatCATGGACGCCGTCGGCATCTCCcgcggcgagctgctggagcggcgctgcaaTGGGGCCAAGATTGAGGAGAAGCAACGCTGTCGACCGTTGCTGCCTGCAAGCGTGGATGAACGTCCAGCACGCGTCGCTAAGACTCATGACGCCTCCCACTTATAA
- a CDS encoding serine peptidase, clan SB, family S8-like protein, whose amino-acid sequence MPSTQEGEAVICNVMPSWAQQQRRLVKRTVVSTRDGSAPAAVVEDGWEDVPVANGDGRLVRIGGLEAAEVSTMAPAATGASDATQSLTHGVLGFLTLPPSSTLVSTVSANRFRPGRIAIFTDSDCLSASDHHAQAALDELEALLYPPSASPSLPVTTCATWDCFSRTPDGQRLLQAESAQSSVCVEVVKELLLWLHTGNLHRWRDSAQLQCEARTWARARHRSTADTTPGAGSVLEPKAGEDSVEGDRETANFDELLGTAPERAHVGEVVWRLWASLVESTERDAASFLVDGPKEGTRFQGDYTAHQESAAANVMRALMVKYHGDWRAHLLDHNVSPPSTGAAGDSYSQSLRPASGRRSGIATVQQPEQHISLIESLLPLCGMLNALRWLQHPMVLGQLMVSAAVVMSVWLCRAGGGRWRGQRA is encoded by the coding sequence ATGCCTTCAACGCAAGAGGGTGAGGCTGTCATATGCAATGTCATGCCAAGctgggcgcagcagcagcggcgcctcgtAAAGCGCACCGTCGTCAGCACAAGAGACggctcggcgccggcggctgtGGTTGAAGACGGCTGGGAAGATGTGCCTGTCGCAAACGGGGACGGACGTCTCGTCCGCATCGGCGGActggaggcggccgaggtCAGCACAAtggcaccagcagcaacggGCGCAAGCGACGCCACGCAGAGTCTCACGCACGGTGTGCTGGGCTTTCTCACGCTTCCCCCATCCTCCACACTCGTTTCCACCGTGTCCGCCAACCGCTTCCGGCCTGGGCGCATAGCGATCTTCACGGACTCGGACTGCCTGTCGGCCTCGGACCACCACGCACAAGCCGCCCTGGATGAGTTGGAAGCTCTTCTCTACCCGCCTTCCGCTTCGCCATCGTTACCCGTGACGACCTGCGCGACGTGGGACTGCTTTTCACGCACTCCCGACGGGCAACGGCTGCTCCAAGCAGAGTCGGCGCAGAGCTCCGTGTGCGTCGAAGTggtgaaggagctgctgctgtggctgcacACGGGAAACCTGCACCGCTGGCGGGACTCTGCCCAGCTCCAGTGTGAGGCGCGTACGTGGGCACGAGCACGGCATCGGAGCACGGCGGACACCACCCCTGGTGCAGGCAGCGTGCTCGAGCCCAAAGCAGGGGAGGATAGCGTTGAAGGTGATCGCGAAACAGCGAACTTCGACGAGCTGCTCGGAACGGCGCCagagcgtgcgcacgtcGGCGAGGTGGTGTGGCGGTTATGGGCTTCTTTGGTGGAAAGCACAGAGCGCGATGCAGCGTCGTTCCTTGTCGATGGTCCGAAAGAAGGGACCCGCTTTCAAGGCGACTACACAGCACATCaggagagcgccgcggctAACGTGATGCGCGCCTTGATGGTGAAGTACCATGGAGACTGGCGTGCACATCTGCTGGACCATAATGTGTCACCGCCaagcaccggcgccgccggcgactcATACTCACAATCTCTACGCCCCGCGAGTGGCCGGCGGAGCGGCATTGCGACCGTGCAGCAGCCAGAGCAGCATATCTCCTTGATAGAGAGCCTGCTGCCGTTGTGCGGCATGCTCAACGCCCTGCGGTGGCTGCAGCATCCGATGGTGCTTGGTCAGCTCATGGTTAGTGCAGCTGTCGTGATGAGCGTGTGGTTGTGCCGTGCAGGGGGTGGTCGTTGGAGAGGCCAACGCGCGTGA
- a CDS encoding serine peptidase, clan SB, family S8-like protein produces MEAVVALRLLTIHILAALLLVLPSFPLAEGPWPLSVQAAHRSTDAHAEGPSIHPRKYYLGKYGAHCIRNLTEFVASEDAAERLACFSGRGVRVALLETGLCAGIAERSRNSVTCTSVVPGVACEDAGCAHGTRSVSVLAGQLSVSAPLPREPLEETAWRNRETHLALADQYIGLAPDSTVRVLRIFDRQGRTNRRHLARALDLLLREAEDGEAGRLHSAWNTSSAHIRRRDETVDVISLSYGSKDYHSSPQVQDRLYRLMHEHGVIVVAAAGNDGARFGSVRSPADMPGVLAVGALRMEWHGRSAQTTQASRTLGDLASSLAAGGGHKSVAHFSGRGPTTWELPFGAGRAKPDLVALGQHVWAVQGVSAAAFSAAAPRARSASPALQLRSASGTSIAAPIVAGVVALCLEAAWSSTSAVALAQNMTGGGSFLDVRQNRLARVSDSLRVREVILRTAVPLGEAAASLPPWPHSAPTTPLHSDSSSTASEAHPRRVLAGVPLLKLYAGYLRLSRVSILSQGAGEVQPLRALHAIVAKAAASSAIDAPEALRNCASFAIPTCVRIGYRIPRCSNSSSSSSGDMSTPQSCQPPHDPDGKAHGDSPLPGRSGMSLDAPPAAYWWPFSDQAVYPGATPVLLNISLHLCPPSSPAAADQGTRDAAAAASGKGARRGSTTHIHVTHVIIKVSGHVRAREGHPSRNSSHQCDACPLLFEGAKSRHRAGSTSPTRLLNLTARSASPRASCSDGEVAGEGATVMGPRHTQTAVCSSVKRWSTQQRWIHHLLRVATELTVVASRSQTRANVVEQLSPPPTSFSLSVAVSSPASAHTHLCYDVARETVAVWRKKGKSSPASEKDAAAGRRSADGDDGHDKQHSRDGAQVPADHDRCVPLFHLFRALSVEGALHIFTGSSSSQPALTVPFAVRVVEPPPRVQRVLIDTSLDFFNPTTATSNLFIAGDDPHESDAGGAGAALRRGRQRQRHERAYAEASGGDHPFTNLALLYLYLRHTLGMAVETFPLLHMSTIATSIAASHSPPLWPPAERTSNVSRTAQRAPAGTLAHIGTLIIVDPERPLTRGMRRLLTRAVLGGGADRSADGLNVLLVTDWYSADLAAQLHWARDEGLYDAERFSHINGTDATDEVAGADGDRDAVRDLRALRQSENGSTRGLAGSSHVPSWNRWLSEVTVASGSAANSSDCN; encoded by the coding sequence atggaggcggtggttGCCCTGCGGCTGCTCACCATCCATATTCTCGCCGCACTCTTActggtgctgccgtcgttCCCTCTCGCGGAAGGGCCGTGGCCGCTGAGTGTGCAGGCTGCACACCGTTCCACAGATGCGCACGCCGAAGGGCCGAGCATACATCCCCGCAAGTACTACCTTGGTAAGTATGGCGCACACTGCATCAGAAACTTGACGGAGTTCGTCGCGTCCGAGGACGCTGCAGAGCGCCTCGCCTGCTTCTCTGGACGTGGCGTTCGCGTGGCGTTACTCGAGACCGGTTTGTGTGCCGGCATCGCTGAGCGCAGCCGTAACTCCGTTACCTGTACGAGTGTCGTGCCTGGCGTGGCGTGCGAAGATGCCGGCTGCGCTCACGGGACGCGCAGTGTGAGCGTGCTGGCAGGACAGCTCTCTGtgtcggcaccgctgcctaGAGAACCACTGGAGGAGACTGCGTGGCGCAACAGAGAAACACACCTCGCCTTGGCTGATCAGTACATCGGGCTCGCCCCTGACTCCACGGTGCGCGTGTTGCGTATCTTCGACAGACAAGGGCGCACAAACCGACGCCACCTCGCCCGCGCCCtcgacctgctgctgcgtgaggcggaggacggCGAAGCAGGTCGCCTGCACAGTGCGTGGAACACATCCAGTGCGCacatccgccgccgcgacgagaCCGTGGATGTGATTAGCCTGTCCTATGGCAGCAAAGACTACCACAGTAGCCCGCAGGTGCAGGACAGGTTGTACCGGCTGATGCATGAGCACGGCGTCATCGTCGTAGCGGCCGCCGGCAACGACGGGGCGCGCTTCGGCAGCGTGCGAAGCCCAGCGGACATGCCCGGCGTGTTGGCCGTCGGTGCCCTGAGGATGGAATGGCACGGCAGGTCGGCACAGACAACGCAGGCGTCACGCACTCTCGGCGACTTGGCGAGCTCCCttgccgccggtggcggtcACAAGTCTGTTGCGCATTTCTCTGGGCGTGGCCCTACCACATGGGAGCTGCCCTTCGGTGCAGGACGTGCAAAACCGGATCTCGTCGCTCTCGGCCAACACGTGTGGGCTGTCCAAGGTgtttcggcggcggcgttctcCGCTGCGGCTCCACGGGCACGTAGTGCTTcacctgcgctgcagctgcgctccgcGTCTGGGACGAGTATTGCCGCCCCTATCGTGGCCGGAGTGGTGGCGCTCTGTCTCGAGGCGGCATGGTCATCTACGTCCGCTGTAGCATTAGCACAGAACATGACCGGAGGTGGTTCTTTCCTTGACGTGCGTCAGAATCGACTTGCCCGTGTTTCCGATtcgctgcgggtgcgtgaGGTGATCTTGCGGACGGCCGTTCCTCTGGGAGAAGCCGCCGCATCACTGCCGCCATGGCCTCACTCCGCACCCACCACGCCTTTACACAGCGactcctcctcgacggcgtcAGAGGCGCATCCTCGCCGAGTGCTGGCTGGTGTGCCACTGCTAAAGCTTTATGCCGGCTACCTTCGCCTGTCGCGAGTCAGCATTCTCTCGCAAGGAGCGGGCGAggtgcagccgctccgcgcgctgcacgccatcGTCGCGAAGGCAGCTGCGTCCTCGGCCATCGATGCACCGGAGGCGTTGCGCAACTGCGCCTCTTTCGCCATACCAACATGCGTGCGCATCGGCTATAGGATTCCACGttgcagcaacagcagcagcagcagcagcggggacATGAGCACCCCGCAGAGCTGTCAGCCTCCTCATGATCCTGACGGGAAGGCACACGGCGACTCGCCGTTGCCGGGTAGATCCGGCATGTCCCTGGACGCACCGCCCGCCGCGTACTGGTGGCCCTTCTCCGACCAAGCAGTCTACCCCGGCGCCACACCCGTGCTGCTGAACATttctctccacctctgccccccttcttcgcccgctgccgcagatCAAGGCAcgcgtgacgctgccgctgcagcaagTGGCAAAGGTGCACGTCGAGGGTCAACGACGCATATCCACGTCACGCATGTAATCATCAAGGTAAGCgggcacgtgcgtgcgcgtgaagGTCATCCATCACGGAACAGCAGTCACCAGTGTGACGCCTGTCCTCTCCTCTTTGAGGGTGCGAAGAGCCGCCACCGTGCGGGCTCGACAAGCCCGACGCGGCTTCTGAACTTGACGGCACGGAGCGCCTCTCCGCGCGCATCATGCAGTGACGGAGAGGTggctggggagggggccacGGTAATGGGGCcgcgacacacacaaacagccGTGTGTTCATCTGTGAAGCGGTGGAGCACGCAGCAACGGTGGATACACCACCTTCTACGCGTGGCGACCGAGCtcacggtggtggcgagcagATCGCAGACGCGCGCTAACGTGGTAGAGCagctgtcgccgccaccgacatCTTTCAGCCTCTccgtcgccgtctcctcccccgcgtccgcgcacacgcatcttTGCTACGACGTCGCGCGCGAGACAGTGGCGGTGTGGCGGAAGAAGGGCAAGAGCTCGCCGGCCAGCGAGAAGGACGCCGCGGCTGGTCGGCGCTCGGCCGACGGTGACGATGGCCACGACAAGCAGCATTCAAGGGACGGTGCGCAGGTGCCAGCAGACCACGACCGTTGCGTTCCGCTTTTTCATCTGTTTCGCGCGCTGAGCGTGGAAGGCGCGCTGCATATCTTCACtggcagctcctcctcgcagcCCGCGCTGACAGTGCCGTTCGCTGTTCGCGTCGTGGAGCCGCCGCCCCGGGTGCAGCGGGTGCTGATCGACACAAGTCTCGACTTTTTCAACCCTACGACAGCCACCTCGAATTTGTTCATCGCCGGCGACGACCCACACGAGTCggacgctggcggcgcaggcgcggcactgcggcgcggacggcagcgtcagcgtcACGAGCGCGCCTACGCCGAGGCGAGTGGTGGCGATCACCCGTTCACAAACCTCGCTCTGCTATACCTCTACCTGCGCCACACACTTGGAATGGCAGTGGAGACGTTCCCGCTACTGCACATGAGCACGATAGCCACCTCGATCGCAGCTAGCCATAGCCCACCGCTCTGGCCCCCTGCAGAGCGCACCTCCAACGTCTCCCGCACTGCGCAGAGGGCACCCGCAGGCACTCTGGCACACATCGGCACGCTGATCATCGTCGACCCGGAGCGGCCGCTGACACGCGGTATGCGGCGTCTCCTAACGCGTGCggtgctcggcggcggcgcggatCGCTCAGCGGACGGCCTCAACGTTCTTCTGGTGACGGACTGGTACAGCGCCGAtctggcggcgcagctgcactggGCGCGCGACGAAGGCCTATACGATGCAGAGCGCTTCTCCCACATCAACGGCACCGACGCGACGGACGAGGTGGCCGGTGCCGATGGCGACAGGGATGCTGTGCGCGACTTGCGGGCGCTTAGGCAATCGGAAAATGGCTCTACCCGCGGCCTCGCCGGCTCCAGTCACGTGCCGTCGTGGAACCGTTGGCTGTCAGAGGTGACGGTCGCGTCGGGCAGTGCGGccaacagcagcgactgcaAT
- a CDS encoding putative NADH-cytochrome b5 reductase yields the protein MVGVLVIIAFSMAAFFAFMFTRTTKVAMDPTMFKHFKLIKRTEVTHDTFIFRFALENETQTLGLPIGQHIVLRADCTTAGKTETVTHSYTPISSDDEKGYVDFMIKVYFAGVHPSFPHGGRLSQYMYHMKLGEKIEMRGPQGKFIYLGNGTSRIHKPGKGIVTEKVDAYAAIAGGTGITPILQIIHAIKKNKEDPTKVFLVYGNQTERDILLRKELDEAAANDSRFHVWYTIDREATPEWKYDIGYVCEEMFRKHLPVPDMLGSDSVPQNAGIKKVMALMCGPPPMVQMAIKPNLERIGYTADNIFNF from the coding sequence ATGGTCGGCGTTCTCGTCATCATCGCCTTCAGCATGGCGGCCTTCTTTGCGTTCATGTTTACGCGCACGACGAAGGTGGCCATGGACCCGACGATGTTCAAGCATTTTAAGCTGATCAAGCGCACAGAGGTGACCCATGACACCTTCATCTTCCGCTTCGCCCTCGAGAACGAGACGCAGACGCTCGGCCTGCCGATTGGGCAGCACATTGTGCTCCGCGCCGACTGCACGACGGCTGGCAAGACGGAGACAGTCACGCACTCCTACACTCCCATCTCCAGTGACGACGAGAAGGGCTACGTGGACTTCATGATCAAGGTGTACTTCGCCGGCGTGCACCCCAGCTTCCCGCATGGCGGCCGGCTGTCGCAGTACATGTATCACATGAAGCTCGGCGAAAAGATAGAAATGCGTGGGCCGCAGGGCAAGTTCATCTACCTGGGCAACGGCACCTCGCGCATCCACAAACCGGGCAAGGGCATCGTCACGGAGAAAGTGGACGCCTATGCGGccatcgccggcggcacTGGCATCACCCCGATTCTGCAGATCATCCACGCCATTAAGAAGAACAAGGAGGACCCTACAAAGGTGTTCCTTGTGTATGGCAACCAGACGGAGCGTGACATCCTGCTGCGCAAGGagctggacgaggcggccgccaacGACAGCCGCTTTCACGTATGGTACACCATCGACCGCGAGGCCACGCCAGAGTGGAAATACGATATTGGCTACGTCTGCGAGGAGATGTTCCGCAAGCACCTGCCCGTGCCCGACATgctcggcagcgacagcgtgcCGCAGAACGCCGGGATCAAGAAGGTCATGGCGCTCATGTGCGGCCCACCACCGATGGTCCAGATGGCGATCAAGCCGAACCTGGAGCGCATCGGCTACACCGCCGATAACATCTTCAACTTCTAA